The following proteins are co-located in the Clostridia bacterium genome:
- a CDS encoding nuclear transport factor 2 family protein translates to MTNIEKAKALIGTFNSGDLKLADSMLAEKYTQHNLAFADGRDAFIAAVAGLQQAPVKTTVNVVREFADGEYVVLQVVYNFAGAGEQINFDVFRFENGLIAEHWDNATSKAPANPSGHTQIDGDTAIIPNGNTEKTRAIVSGFIGDVLRGENPDKLTSYFDGDKYIQHNIAIADGLSGLGAALGEMAKAGIQMIYNRTFKVLACGNYALGMSEGTFGGKPTVYYDLFRVENGFIAEHWDVMEETMPKEKWANLNGKF, encoded by the coding sequence ATGACAAACATTGAAAAAGCAAAGGCTCTTATCGGAACTTTCAATTCGGGAGATCTCAAATTGGCGGACAGTATGCTTGCCGAAAAGTACACGCAACACAACTTGGCGTTTGCGGACGGAAGAGACGCTTTTATCGCCGCAGTCGCAGGATTGCAACAAGCACCCGTGAAAACTACGGTCAACGTAGTGCGAGAGTTTGCAGATGGCGAGTATGTAGTGCTACAGGTCGTATATAACTTTGCGGGCGCGGGCGAACAAATCAATTTCGACGTGTTCCGTTTTGAAAACGGTTTGATCGCAGAGCATTGGGATAATGCAACGTCCAAAGCACCGGCAAATCCGAGCGGACACACCCAAATCGACGGCGATACGGCTATTATTCCCAACGGAAATACCGAGAAAACGAGAGCCATTGTTTCGGGCTTCATCGGTGATGTGCTTCGTGGTGAGAACCCCGATAAACTCACTTCTTATTTTGATGGGGACAAGTATATTCAACACAATATCGCCATTGCAGACGGATTGTCCGGTTTAGGCGCAGCACTCGGCGAGATGGCGAAAGCGGGCATTCAAATGATCTATAACCGCACGTTCAAAGTTCTTGCTTGCGGCAACTATGCGCTTGGTATGAGCGAAGGCACGTTCGGAGGCAAACCCACCGTTTACTATGATCTTTTCAGAGTGGAAAACGGTTTCATTGCCGAGCATTGGGACGTTATGGAAGAAACAATGCCGAAAGAAAAATGGGCGAACCTGAACGGGAAGTTCTAA
- a CDS encoding Rrf2 family transcriptional regulator, with protein sequence MQITSKFTIGVHIIAALEYFKNDYNVTSGFLAGSVGANPVLIRTIMSELKDAGFIKISQGKTGICLAKPIEEISFYDIYKALDCVEENGLFHFHENPNMNCPVGKNIHKTMDERLAAIQDSMESEMKKISVGDVYKDIKKEMNLQ encoded by the coding sequence ATGCAAATAACGAGTAAGTTTACCATTGGCGTACATATCATCGCCGCTTTGGAATATTTCAAAAACGACTATAACGTGACAAGTGGATTCCTTGCGGGAAGCGTCGGTGCCAATCCCGTTCTTATTCGCACGATCATGAGCGAATTAAAAGACGCCGGATTTATCAAAATCAGTCAAGGGAAAACGGGCATCTGCCTTGCTAAACCGATAGAAGAAATCTCTTTTTACGATATTTACAAAGCGCTCGATTGCGTGGAGGAAAACGGACTGTTCCATTTCCACGAGAACCCGAATATGAATTGCCCCGTTGGAAAGAACATTCATAAGACAATGGACGAGCGCCTTGCCGCTATTCAGGATTCAATGGAATCGGAAATGAAGAAAATATCGGTCGGCGACGTGTATAAAGACATCAAAAAAGAAATGAACTTGCAATGA
- a CDS encoding pyridoxamine 5'-phosphate oxidase family protein, which yields MNKVVEELKKVGVFYIATVEGDQPRVRPFSSVAEFDGNAYICCGNHKEIYKQISANPKIELCGMYDGGTWLRVSAVAVEDNRAEVQQAVLDDPTGPKQLYKAGDGRFVTYRLTEIKALKYNFYAAPEKIKENE from the coding sequence ATGAACAAAGTCGTAGAAGAACTGAAAAAGGTCGGAGTGTTTTATATCGCCACCGTTGAGGGCGATCAACCGAGAGTTCGCCCATTCTCTTCGGTCGCGGAGTTCGACGGAAACGCCTATATTTGTTGCGGAAATCATAAGGAGATATATAAACAGATATCAGCAAATCCAAAAATCGAACTTTGCGGAATGTATGACGGCGGGACGTGGCTTCGCGTATCCGCCGTTGCCGTGGAAGATAACCGCGCGGAAGTACAACAAGCGGTACTCGATGATCCCACGGGACCGAAACAACTCTATAAAGCGGGCGACGGACGGTTTGTGACCTATCGTTTGACCGAGATCAAAGCATTGAAGTATAACTTCTACGCCGCGCCTGAAAAGATAAAAGAAAATGAGTGA
- a CDS encoding sugar O-acetyltransferase produces MSEKTKMLSGELYDPSDEELLALRKKCHGLCLKYSQTTEEDEEIRESLLKEMGIVRGKNVYLQGPIYFDYGCFTSIGENTYANFNLTVLDVCPVTIGKNVFMGTGVSIVAPLHPMKYQERNIFMNDKGIMTDKEYGKPITIEDNCWIASNVTICGGVTIGAGSVIGAGSVVTRSIPANSFAAGNPCKVIRSIDNNEL; encoded by the coding sequence ATGAGCGAAAAAACGAAAATGCTATCAGGAGAACTGTACGACCCGAGCGACGAAGAATTGCTTGCGCTACGAAAGAAGTGCCACGGTCTTTGTTTGAAATATAGTCAAACCACGGAAGAAGACGAGGAGATTAGAGAATCCTTGTTGAAAGAAATGGGTATTGTGCGGGGAAAGAACGTCTATTTGCAGGGACCGATCTATTTTGACTACGGCTGTTTTACTTCCATAGGGGAAAACACCTATGCGAATTTCAATCTGACCGTCTTAGACGTCTGTCCCGTTACGATAGGAAAGAACGTTTTTATGGGAACGGGCGTCAGCATAGTTGCGCCGCTTCATCCTATGAAGTATCAAGAGCGGAATATATTTATGAATGACAAAGGGATAATGACCGACAAGGAATACGGAAAGCCGATCACGATAGAGGATAATTGTTGGATCGCTTCAAACGTTACGATATGCGGCGGAGTAACGATCGGCGCGGGCTCGGTAATAGGGGCGGGCTCGGTCGTAACGAGATCTATTCCGGCAAATTCGTTTGCGGCGGGGAATCCCTGTAAGGTCATTCGTTCGATCGACAACAACGAATTATAA
- a CDS encoding protein-ADP-ribose hydrolase — protein MVGTKWCIEYLKKYNGIDALPDMPDEALFRALQNITMPYALSEEFYQKQDAVLQEILSRKDITNVADFPDGISLWKGDITLLKADAIVNACNNKMLGCFVPGHHCIDNAIHSFAGLQVRRDMMATMKEQGHDEPNGDCKVTKGYNLPSEYIFHTVGPIYSGKKQDEIDLAACYRACLKKADEMELTSLVFCCLSTGIFGYPIEEATSIAIREVKTYLSEKNKNLRKVVFNVFRGQDYDVYQRLLARD, from the coding sequence ATGGTCGGCACAAAGTGGTGCATCGAATATCTGAAAAAATATAACGGGATCGACGCTTTGCCCGATATGCCGGACGAGGCGCTTTTCCGCGCGCTTCAAAATATCACGATGCCCTATGCGTTGTCCGAGGAGTTTTATCAAAAACAGGATGCCGTACTGCAAGAGATACTATCTCGTAAAGATATTACGAACGTCGCCGATTTTCCGGATGGTATCTCTCTTTGGAAAGGTGATATTACTCTTCTGAAAGCGGATGCTATCGTCAATGCTTGCAACAATAAAATGCTCGGCTGTTTCGTGCCGGGACATCATTGTATCGACAATGCCATTCATTCTTTTGCCGGTTTGCAAGTCAGACGGGATATGATGGCGACAATGAAAGAACAAGGTCATGACGAGCCTAACGGCGATTGCAAAGTGACGAAAGGATATAATTTGCCGTCCGAATACATTTTTCACACGGTCGGTCCGATTTATTCGGGGAAGAAACAAGACGAGATCGACCTTGCTGCCTGCTACCGTGCGTGTCTGAAAAAAGCGGACGAGATGGAATTGACTTCCCTCGTCTTTTGCTGTTTGTCCACAGGTATCTTTGGGTATCCGATAGAGGAAGCGACGTCCATAGCGATACGAGAAGTCAAGACTTATTTGTCGGAGAAAAACAAGAATCTTCGTAAAGTGGTATTCAACGTGTTCAGAGGACAGGATTATGACGTATATCAAAGACTACTCGCAAGAGATTGA
- a CDS encoding uridylate kinase yields MKFDCELVGKVGSMALIDKKRNALSYDAVARISQDLRPGDIWVTSGAVEVGRLDYIQRNGREIDGDDEDVKTDYSAQGQTVLMNTYRQFIDPKFSVRQILVEHQHFNDPEKREHLRAMLLRAKEQGAIPIINYNDAVSCEETRNLEIRNLKLKSAHVVQCVDNDETASQIACLMKAETLLILTSTEGIYTDSKDKSTLVPLIGGKDIEELIKNVEYYQTLCEGASRKGANGAKAKLEYIKEPLYNGTKVIIASSQYGIREILSGSVPCTVIKTY; encoded by the coding sequence ATGAAATTCGATTGTGAACTTGTTGGAAAAGTCGGTTCGATGGCGCTCATCGATAAAAAGAGAAACGCGCTGAGTTACGACGCCGTCGCGCGCATTTCGCAGGATCTCAGACCGGGCGATATTTGGGTCACGAGCGGCGCGGTGGAAGTCGGCAGGCTGGACTATATCCAAAGAAACGGCAGGGAGATCGACGGAGACGACGAGGACGTTAAGACCGATTACAGCGCGCAAGGGCAAACCGTCCTTATGAACACCTATCGCCAATTCATCGATCCGAAGTTCAGCGTTCGTCAGATCCTCGTCGAGCATCAGCATTTCAACGATCCCGAAAAGCGCGAGCATCTTCGCGCGATGCTTCTCCGCGCGAAAGAGCAGGGCGCGATCCCCATCATCAACTATAACGACGCGGTCAGCTGCGAAGAGACGCGCAACCTCGAAATCCGTAATTTGAAGCTCAAATCGGCGCACGTCGTCCAATGCGTGGATAACGACGAGACGGCGAGTCAGATCGCTTGCTTGATGAAAGCGGAGACCCTTTTGATCCTGACTTCGACCGAGGGGATCTATACGGACAGCAAAGATAAATCCACCCTCGTTCCCTTGATCGGCGGAAAAGATATCGAAGAGCTTATCAAAAACGTCGAATATTATCAAACGCTTTGCGAAGGCGCGAGCCGCAAGGGCGCGAACGGCGCGAAAGCCAAACTCGAATACATCAAGGAGCCTCTCTATAACGGAACGAAAGTCATTATCGCATCCTCGCAGTACGGGATCCGAGAGATCCTTTCGGGTAGCGTCCCCTGCACGGTCATTAAGACGTACTAA
- a CDS encoding SPFH domain-containing protein yields the protein MGLIKAIAGATSGAFADQWKEFFYCESMDRDVLVCKGVNKINRKRSSNYKGSENVISNGSGIAVADGQCMIIVEQGAVVELCAEPGQYTYDKSSEPSIFYGGLGKGIVGIFKTIGRRIGYGGDTGKDQRVYYINLKELIDNKFGTRNPVPFRVVDHNIRLDIDVSVRCSGVFSYKITNPLLFYKNVCGNVTDNYTRSEIDAQLKEEFISALQPGFGKLSAMEMRPNQIPAHVAELEQAMNEALSEKWRDLRGLEIVSIALGSVTLPKEDEDLIKEAQRQSIYRDPSMAAASLVGAQGDAMRAAAANRNGAMMGFMGMGMAQSAGGMNANALFGMAAEQNKMRAQEAPKAATAPAGSWKCSCGAICTGKFCVECGAKKPEEGWKCSCGAINKGKFCAECGAKKPAGEPLYRCDKCGWEPEDPKHPPKFCPECGDPFDGDDIK from the coding sequence GTGGGACTGATTAAAGCGATAGCAGGGGCAACTTCCGGCGCGTTTGCCGACCAATGGAAAGAATTTTTCTATTGCGAATCGATGGACAGAGACGTCCTCGTTTGCAAAGGCGTAAATAAGATCAACAGAAAGCGTTCCAGCAACTATAAGGGAAGCGAGAACGTCATTTCGAACGGTTCCGGCATCGCCGTCGCGGACGGACAATGCATGATCATCGTGGAGCAAGGCGCGGTCGTCGAGCTCTGCGCGGAGCCCGGTCAATACACCTATGACAAATCGTCCGAACCCAGCATTTTTTACGGCGGACTCGGAAAGGGCATCGTCGGCATCTTCAAAACCATCGGAAGGCGTATCGGTTACGGCGGCGACACCGGCAAAGATCAACGCGTCTACTATATCAATTTGAAAGAGTTGATCGATAATAAATTCGGGACGAGGAATCCCGTTCCTTTCCGCGTCGTGGATCACAATATCCGCCTCGATATCGACGTCTCCGTCCGCTGCTCGGGCGTCTTCTCCTATAAGATCACCAACCCTCTTTTGTTCTATAAAAACGTCTGCGGAAACGTGACGGATAATTACACGAGAAGCGAGATCGACGCGCAACTCAAAGAGGAATTCATCAGCGCGCTGCAACCCGGTTTCGGAAAGCTTTCCGCGATGGAAATGCGCCCGAACCAGATCCCCGCGCACGTCGCCGAACTCGAACAGGCGATGAACGAGGCTCTTTCCGAAAAGTGGCGCGATCTCAGAGGTCTCGAAATCGTGTCCATCGCGCTCGGAAGCGTGACTTTGCCGAAAGAGGACGAGGATCTTATCAAGGAAGCGCAGCGTCAATCCATTTATCGCGACCCGTCGATGGCGGCGGCTTCTCTCGTCGGAGCGCAAGGCGACGCGATGCGCGCCGCAGCCGCAAACCGCAACGGCGCGATGATGGGCTTTATGGGGATGGGTATGGCGCAATCCGCCGGCGGAATGAACGCGAACGCGCTTTTCGGAATGGCTGCCGAGCAGAATAAAATGCGCGCGCAGGAAGCTCCGAAAGCCGCAACGGCGCCCGCCGGAAGCTGGAAATGCTCTTGCGGCGCGATTTGCACGGGAAAATTCTGCGTCGAATGCGGCGCGAAGAAACCCGAAGAGGGCTGGAAATGCTCCTGCGGCGCGATCAACAAAGGAAAGTTCTGCGCGGAGTGCGGAGCGAAAAAGCCCGCGGGCGAGCCGCTCTATCGCTGCGATAAATGCGGATGGGAGCCCGAAGACCCGAAGCATCCCCCGAAGTTCTGCCCCGAATGCGGCGATCCCTTCGACGGCGACGATATCAAATGA
- a CDS encoding ABC transporter permease has protein sequence MPEVKNLTCPCCGGSLRFDAASQNVKCPYCDSEFSVDDLKSYDEELEKDFKDETDLHTGSESELSAEDLEGLNVFLCESCGGEIIAGENTSATICPYCCNPVVIQGRLTQGYKPRYIIPFKKDKAAAVAALSEHLKHKPLLPRVFKSESKLNEIQSLYVPFWLYDADVDARLKFSGTRERTWSTESYDYKEVSYYSLIRAGKIGFEHLPVDASSSIPNNLSESVEPYDFSGADDFKTTYLAGYLSDKFDVSAEDNSERAVQRMKETTVTAFRSTTRNFDNVRTESCNVKLSNTNHDYALFPMHVLNATWRDKKFTFGMNGQTGKFVGDLPTSPFLFALWLVLSFVVLGALFGVIGFFASDRSAGGIVIGLIFALIVSLIIVFAMKKKNKSIAFRYGSADYIKPNSWIVEEARDIFLYKKITKKPRNNGSK, from the coding sequence ATGCCCGAAGTTAAAAATTTGACCTGTCCTTGCTGCGGCGGTTCGCTCCGTTTCGACGCCGCGTCGCAAAACGTCAAGTGTCCTTATTGCGACAGCGAATTTTCCGTGGACGATTTGAAATCGTACGACGAAGAACTCGAAAAAGATTTCAAGGACGAAACCGATCTCCATACCGGATCCGAATCCGAATTATCCGCGGAAGACCTCGAAGGACTGAACGTCTTTTTATGCGAATCCTGCGGCGGTGAGATCATCGCGGGGGAAAACACTTCTGCGACGATTTGCCCGTATTGCTGCAATCCCGTCGTGATCCAAGGCAGATTGACCCAAGGTTACAAGCCGAGATATATTATTCCGTTCAAGAAGGATAAAGCCGCCGCGGTCGCCGCTTTATCCGAACACTTGAAGCATAAGCCGCTCCTTCCGCGCGTCTTCAAATCCGAAAGCAAACTGAACGAGATCCAATCGCTTTACGTTCCTTTTTGGCTGTACGACGCGGACGTCGACGCGAGACTCAAATTCTCGGGAACGAGAGAGCGCACTTGGTCCACGGAGTCCTACGATTATAAAGAAGTCAGCTACTATTCTTTGATCCGCGCGGGAAAGATCGGATTCGAGCATTTGCCGGTGGACGCGTCTTCTTCCATTCCGAATAATCTTTCCGAATCGGTGGAGCCCTACGATTTCTCGGGTGCGGACGATTTTAAGACCACCTATCTCGCGGGATATCTGTCGGATAAGTTCGACGTCAGCGCGGAAGATAATTCCGAGAGGGCGGTGCAACGCATGAAGGAAACCACCGTTACCGCCTTCCGCTCCACGACGAGGAACTTTGACAACGTCAGGACGGAAAGCTGCAACGTTAAACTGTCGAACACCAATCACGATTACGCGCTTTTCCCGATGCACGTTCTGAACGCGACTTGGCGCGATAAAAAGTTTACCTTCGGGATGAACGGACAAACGGGGAAATTCGTCGGAGACCTTCCGACTTCGCCTTTCCTTTTCGCGCTGTGGCTCGTTCTCTCTTTCGTCGTCCTCGGCGCGCTCTTCGGCGTGATCGGGTTCTTTGCGTCGGATCGGTCGGCGGGAGGAATCGTGATCGGCTTGATCTTCGCGCTGATCGTTTCCCTGATCATCGTCTTCGCGATGAAAAAGAAGAATAAATCGATCGCGTTTCGATACGGCTCGGCGGATTACATAAAACCGAACAGTTGGATCGTCGAGGAAGCAAGAGATATTTTCCTTTATAAGAAGATCACGAAAAAGCCGCGTAACAACGGTTCGAAATAA
- a CDS encoding AbrB/MazE/SpoVT family DNA-binding domain-containing protein, translating to MKATGILRRIDELGRVVIPKEIRKSMKMREGEELEIYTTDQEVVLKKYSELASMENFARSLADAIKKVTGKSVVIADADKVIASSGRGAIAEGEPVPEGLTKISESRRKSVLEGENLLPLGVEGVRAQIVQPILAAGDLFGTFVLQSFDPPVKADEQLAATGASFFESQINR from the coding sequence ATGAAAGCAACGGGAATACTCAGAAGAATCGATGAACTCGGCAGGGTCGTCATCCCCAAAGAGATTCGGAAAAGCATGAAGATGAGAGAGGGCGAAGAGCTCGAAATCTATACGACCGATCAAGAGGTCGTCCTGAAAAAGTACAGCGAACTCGCCTCGATGGAAAATTTCGCGCGATCCCTTGCGGACGCGATCAAAAAGGTGACGGGGAAAAGCGTCGTCATCGCGGACGCGGATAAGGTTATCGCGTCTTCCGGAAGGGGCGCGATCGCGGAAGGCGAACCCGTCCCCGAAGGGCTTACGAAGATTTCGGAATCGCGCCGAAAGTCGGTCTTGGAGGGGGAGAACCTTTTGCCGCTCGGCGTGGAAGGCGTCCGCGCGCAGATCGTTCAGCCTATTCTCGCCGCGGGCGACCTGTTTGGGACGTTCGTTTTGCAGTCTTTCGATCCGCCCGTCAAAGCGGATGAGCAATTGGCGGCGACGGGAGCAAGTTTTTTTGAAAGCCAGATCAATCGATAA
- a CDS encoding oligosaccharide flippase family protein, producing MKARSIDKSYAKRAGILTAVSLLAKVIGALYRIPLTNVIGAEGVGLYQLVFSIYALSIAFTSAFTSTLISRGVSSLNAMEENGKARGYFRKATAESVLSAALAAAILFAFGEAIASFQGAPEGGLGYRVIAPAVVLVAILSSLKGWFGGNLNLLPTALSIVIEQVVKLGAGISLALLFRGRGVATAAAAALGGVTISEAAATLALALTYLKKRGGGAIERVPLRSVLKEGLPLRLNGLILPFAAFADGLLIVRLLMRYGLFRAQAISYYGIYSGAMGSIVNFPVVLVLSLAIAVIPLLSRAKATRDMLSLKEKSSLTVKLTIAVSLPFALALTVLAPQIVTLLYPVFTDEQAAVASALLSIGGGIVLFLSLTQIYASLLQAVDKADVAAESLAIAMLARVLLLLALVPRIGAIGIALSTLISYAIATLLNVLKWVAYTGRAKNALKTLASLTASGAIMILAILAPVLLLKSAILSLAVSAAVGSIVYFASVALFKVFSIGELRSMGLRKGAER from the coding sequence TTGAAAGCCAGATCAATCGATAAAAGCTACGCGAAGCGGGCGGGAATCTTGACTGCCGTCAGCTTGCTTGCGAAGGTGATCGGCGCCTTATATCGCATTCCGCTGACCAACGTCATCGGCGCGGAAGGCGTCGGGTTGTATCAACTCGTTTTCAGCATTTACGCGCTTTCGATCGCCTTTACGTCCGCTTTTACTTCTACTTTGATCTCGCGCGGCGTTTCTTCTTTGAACGCGATGGAAGAAAACGGGAAAGCGAGAGGCTATTTTCGGAAAGCGACGGCGGAAAGCGTCCTTTCCGCAGCCCTTGCGGCGGCGATCCTCTTTGCGTTCGGCGAGGCGATCGCTTCTTTCCAAGGCGCGCCCGAAGGCGGGCTCGGGTATCGCGTGATCGCTCCCGCGGTCGTCCTTGTCGCGATTCTCTCTTCTTTGAAGGGTTGGTTCGGCGGGAACCTGAATCTTTTGCCGACCGCTTTATCCATCGTCATCGAACAGGTCGTAAAACTCGGGGCGGGGATCTCGCTCGCGCTTCTCTTTCGAGGACGCGGGGTCGCGACTGCCGCCGCGGCGGCGCTCGGCGGCGTCACGATCTCCGAAGCGGCGGCGACGCTCGCATTGGCTTTGACCTATCTGAAAAAGCGGGGCGGCGGGGCGATCGAGCGAGTCCCTTTGCGATCCGTTCTGAAAGAAGGGCTTCCGCTTCGGCTGAACGGGCTTATTCTCCCTTTCGCCGCATTTGCGGACGGGCTTTTGATCGTCCGTCTTTTGATGCGCTACGGGCTTTTCCGCGCGCAGGCGATCTCCTACTACGGGATCTATTCGGGCGCGATGGGCTCGATCGTCAATTTCCCTGTCGTCCTCGTTCTTTCGCTCGCGATCGCCGTGATCCCGCTTTTGTCGCGGGCGAAGGCGACGAGAGATATGCTTTCCCTGAAAGAAAAAAGCTCGCTTACGGTCAAATTGACGATCGCGGTCAGCTTGCCTTTCGCGCTTGCTTTGACCGTGCTTGCGCCGCAGATCGTTACGCTCCTGTATCCCGTCTTTACGGACGAGCAGGCGGCGGTCGCTTCTGCGCTGCTCTCGATCGGCGGCGGGATCGTCCTCTTTTTATCGTTGACGCAGATCTACGCTTCGCTCCTGCAAGCCGTGGATAAAGCGGACGTCGCGGCGGAAAGTTTGGCGATCGCGATGCTTGCGCGCGTCCTTTTGCTTCTCGCCCTCGTCCCGCGGATCGGAGCGATCGGGATCGCGCTTTCGACTTTGATCTCCTACGCGATCGCGACGCTTTTGAACGTCCTGAAATGGGTCGCGTACACGGGCAGGGCGAAAAACGCGCTGAAAACCCTTGCCTCGCTGACCGCTTCGGGTGCTATAATGATACTGGCGATCCTTGCGCCCGTCTTGCTTTTGAAGAGCGCGATTCTTTCTCTCGCGGTATCGGCGGCGGTCGGATCGATCGTGTATTTTGCGTCGGTCGCTCTTTTCAAAGTCTTTTCGATCGGAGAGCTTCGGTCGATGGGTCTGCGGAAGGGAGCGGAGCGATAG
- the mazG gene encoding nucleoside triphosphate pyrophosphohydrolase has translation MADRYSLEAKSFLAHRAFSIPFGAEVEIKNVTGEDLAPVAVKLLHSAGDGAVLLTQNGAQKEVALSRLAEERLSGAAEILLPARDFLTQTRFSFSDLIYIIHRLRDEDGCEWDKAQTHESIRSNAVEEAMELIEAINNKDVDNMREETGDVLLQGAFHAVIAEGNGEYDVSDVMSELCAKLIFRHPHVFGTVKASNQEEALAAWEQAKMKEKKQQTTADRMEHVAKTLSAAMRAQKVQKYARKVGFDFPTAEEASEKVTEELNEFLAASPEEAELEGGDLLFAAVNVLRMKGVDPEMALTRSVDKFVARFTKVENAVLSSGRKMQDLSIEELDAIYEEVKKEERSALSARKDG, from the coding sequence ATGGCGGATAGATATTCTTTGGAAGCAAAGTCGTTTTTGGCGCATCGCGCCTTCTCGATCCCGTTCGGAGCGGAAGTCGAGATCAAGAACGTAACGGGGGAAGATCTTGCCCCCGTCGCGGTAAAACTGTTACATAGCGCGGGCGACGGCGCCGTCCTTTTGACGCAAAACGGAGCGCAAAAAGAGGTCGCGCTTTCTCGTCTCGCAGAAGAGCGTTTGAGCGGCGCGGCCGAGATCCTTCTTCCCGCGCGCGATTTTCTCACGCAAACGCGTTTTTCTTTTTCCGATTTGATCTATATCATTCATCGCCTGCGCGACGAGGACGGTTGCGAATGGGATAAAGCGCAGACCCACGAGAGCATTCGCTCGAACGCCGTCGAAGAAGCGATGGAACTCATCGAAGCGATCAACAATAAAGACGTAGACAATATGAGAGAAGAAACGGGCGACGTCCTTCTCCAAGGCGCGTTTCACGCCGTGATCGCGGAAGGAAACGGGGAGTACGACGTTTCGGACGTGATGAGCGAGCTTTGCGCGAAACTTATTTTCCGCCATCCCCATGTCTTCGGGACGGTCAAAGCCTCGAATCAGGAAGAGGCTCTCGCCGCTTGGGAACAGGCGAAAATGAAAGAGAAAAAGCAACAGACCACCGCGGACAGAATGGAGCACGTCGCGAAGACGCTTTCGGCGGCGATGCGCGCGCAAAAGGTGCAGAAGTACGCGCGAAAGGTCGGATTCGATTTTCCGACGGCGGAGGAAGCGTCCGAAAAAGTTACGGAAGAACTGAACGAATTTTTGGCGGCTTCGCCCGAAGAGGCAGAGCTCGAAGGCGGCGATCTTTTGTTTGCCGCGGTAAACGTCCTTCGGATGAAAGGCGTCGATCCCGAAATGGCTTTGACGCGCTCGGTGGATAAATTCGTCGCTCGGTTTACGAAAGTCGAAAACGCCGTCCTTTCTTCGGGAAGGAAGATGCAAGACCTTTCGATCGAAGAACTCGACGCGATCTACGAAGAAGTTAAGAAAGAAGAAAGGAGCGCGCTTTCCGCGCGGAAAGACGGTTGA
- a CDS encoding tRNA-dihydrouridine synthase, protein MTGRAIRIGNVELSSNAVFAPMAGYSDLGARYLARLYGAGLTYTEMVSAKGLIYQNAETKKLLDKSEIESPFAAQLFASSPDVVFAAVKLLPETVDIVDLNMGCPAPKIVKNGEGSALLKDPVLAGELVRAAVEASFRPVTVKMRLGFEKGNFTADRVAREAEKAGAKAITVHGRYREEMYSGVSDRQAIKRVRDAFGGTFFANGDVKSFRDYERMLSETGADGVMIGRGALGNYKLFSEIAGIELDRTEKQDIETQIAFLKKEYPERIVVNLMKSHVCAYASGKAGVAKEIRETVHRATSYEDLQAVVETYFGGEK, encoded by the coding sequence TTGACGGGGCGGGCGATCCGAATCGGAAACGTAGAGCTTTCCTCCAACGCGGTTTTCGCTCCGATGGCGGGATATTCCGACCTCGGCGCGCGCTATCTCGCCAGACTTTACGGCGCGGGGCTGACCTATACCGAGATGGTCAGCGCGAAAGGTCTTATTTATCAAAACGCGGAAACGAAAAAACTTCTCGATAAAAGCGAGATCGAATCGCCGTTTGCGGCGCAGCTCTTCGCGTCTTCGCCCGACGTCGTCTTCGCCGCGGTCAAACTCTTGCCCGAGACGGTCGATATCGTCGATCTCAATATGGGGTGTCCCGCTCCGAAAATCGTAAAAAACGGGGAAGGGAGCGCGCTTTTGAAAGATCCCGTTTTGGCGGGCGAACTCGTCCGCGCGGCGGTCGAAGCCTCTTTCCGCCCCGTGACGGTCAAGATGCGGCTCGGGTTCGAAAAGGGGAATTTTACGGCGGATCGGGTCGCGCGGGAAGCGGAAAAAGCGGGCGCGAAAGCGATCACCGTCCACGGGCGATATCGCGAGGAAATGTACTCGGGCGTTTCGGACAGGCAGGCGATCAAGCGCGTGCGCGACGCATTCGGCGGGACGTTTTTCGCGAACGGCGACGTTAAGTCTTTTCGCGATTACGAAAGAATGCTCTCGGAGACGGGCGCGGACGGCGTTATGATCGGGCGCGGCGCGCTCGGGAATTACAAGCTCTTTTCGGAGATCGCGGGGATCGAACTCGATCGCACCGAAAAGCAGGATATCGAAACGCAGATCGCGTTTTTGAAAAAGGAGTATCCGGAGCGCATCGTCGTGAATTTGATGAAATCTCACGTTTGCGCGTATGCGTCGGGGAAGGCGGGCGTCGCGAAAGAGATCCGCGAAACCGTCCACCGCGCGACGAGCTACGAAGACCTGCAAGCGGTCGTCGAAACCTATTTCGGAGGAGAAAAATGA